A single genomic interval of Terriglobus albidus harbors:
- a CDS encoding GNAT family N-acetyltransferase, with the protein MPVLPRFSARLAFRSWTMNDTALAESLWCDPEVTHFFGGAMTPTQARERLQAECQREDLLGMQYWPMFLRETGEFAGCAGLRPWSMDSKTIEVGVHLMRSAWGLRLGEEALRAVLTHGFDTLSLPVIVAGHGIAHDNSRRLLERVGFKYTHNILWGPKEIEVCMWAITAETWSVTGSIRLTTNWNKERHGLHRR; encoded by the coding sequence TTGCCGGTCCTTCCGCGATTCTCTGCTCGTCTGGCATTCCGGAGCTGGACCATGAACGATACAGCGCTCGCTGAATCCTTATGGTGTGATCCCGAGGTTACTCATTTCTTCGGTGGTGCTATGACCCCAACACAAGCACGGGAACGGCTCCAAGCAGAATGCCAACGCGAGGATCTGCTCGGGATGCAGTACTGGCCGATGTTCTTACGAGAGACTGGTGAGTTTGCAGGGTGTGCTGGACTGCGCCCATGGTCGATGGATTCCAAAACGATTGAGGTGGGCGTACATCTCATGCGGTCTGCCTGGGGACTGCGCTTGGGTGAGGAGGCCTTGCGAGCGGTGCTCACTCATGGATTCGACACGCTAAGCCTGCCAGTAATCGTCGCAGGACATGGAATCGCACACGACAACTCGCGGAGGTTGCTTGAGCGCGTCGGTTTCAAGTACACGCATAACATCCTTTGGGGCCCGAAAGAGATCGAGGTATGCATGTGGGCGATCACTGCGGAGACGTGGTCTGTGACAGGAAGTATCCGACTAACCACCAACTGGAATAAGGAGCGCCATGGGCTTCATCGAAGGTGA
- a CDS encoding glycosyl hydrolase 115 family protein, translated as MRILGWVLPLGMLCAVSGAQVVTDTPKTPREFDLVRGGKSASLVVSQEDPETARLAVKLFADDLERVTGVKPQVVDSVPADGDAVVIGTVDHSPVLNSLHQENALSALRGKWESGAVFLVPNNNRKLLVVAGSDRRGTAYELLGISRAMGVSPWYWWADVPVQKHRSVSVRQGWTTNEPTVKYRGIFLNDEDWGLRPWAARKMDPELNNIGPRTYEHIFELLLRLRANLLWPAMHPGTLAFNAVPENAKLADRWGIVMGASHSEAMLRNNVGEWDEKHDGPWNYQVNKPAIDTYWDKRIAENGAYENFYTVGMRGVHDTGLEATGTKEVKARLVESVIASQQEILRKHGHSDAPQVDWLYKESIDLYRVGMKIPVDVTLGWTDDNYGYIRQMPNAEERKRAGGSALYYHVSYWGFPHDHLWLATTPLSLMQEELTKAYEHEVRKLWVLNVGDLKPSEVQMDYFLQLAWDEPAIAKESQAAFLERWMREQFGVAMAKPAADLVAESYRLNFIRRPEFMGFNGYDDGVNRTAFNPLAWGDENVQRMHVWDALVRREQAVVLPASLKPAWFELVQYPIEGAAAQNAKFLWADRAVLDAHEGAAAKAQDAAAKSHAAYDSVQHLTEEYNSLEGGKWAGMMSSHPRERHVFEMPAISMENNVALPVTWGEGKEALVSAVNGAHAVSKTGGVRILPDLGVSGGSLELQEGGAAQYALHVAATGDATLAIDLLPDFPVDSDHTLRYEVQVDDGAWMSQDASGTEVERPGISAWKTNVLRGFAEQTIALPKLKAGRHIVRIRYAGDPGVVIEHVALSFTGAPPAYPVPPERARR; from the coding sequence ATGCGAATTTTGGGATGGGTTCTGCCTTTAGGGATGCTGTGTGCTGTCTCCGGCGCGCAGGTGGTTACGGATACGCCGAAGACTCCGCGGGAATTCGATCTGGTCAGGGGCGGGAAGAGTGCCAGTCTCGTGGTTTCTCAAGAGGATCCTGAGACGGCCCGCCTGGCAGTGAAGCTCTTCGCGGACGACCTTGAGCGCGTGACCGGTGTGAAGCCTCAAGTGGTGGACTCCGTCCCGGCTGATGGAGATGCGGTGGTCATCGGGACAGTGGATCACTCTCCCGTATTGAACAGCCTGCACCAGGAGAACGCTTTGTCAGCATTACGCGGCAAATGGGAAAGTGGCGCAGTCTTCCTTGTGCCGAACAACAACCGGAAGCTGCTGGTGGTTGCAGGAAGCGACCGCCGTGGAACGGCATATGAGTTGTTGGGGATCTCTCGGGCGATGGGAGTCTCTCCCTGGTACTGGTGGGCTGATGTGCCGGTGCAGAAGCATCGGTCCGTAAGCGTTCGCCAAGGCTGGACGACGAACGAACCGACGGTGAAGTATCGGGGAATCTTTCTAAATGACGAGGACTGGGGCCTGCGCCCATGGGCCGCGAGGAAGATGGACCCCGAGCTGAACAACATCGGCCCTCGCACCTATGAGCACATCTTCGAGTTGTTGCTGCGGCTGCGGGCCAATCTGCTGTGGCCGGCGATGCATCCGGGGACACTCGCCTTCAACGCAGTTCCAGAGAATGCAAAGCTCGCTGACCGCTGGGGCATCGTCATGGGTGCTTCGCACTCCGAGGCAATGTTACGTAACAACGTCGGAGAGTGGGACGAGAAGCACGATGGTCCCTGGAACTACCAGGTGAACAAGCCCGCGATCGATACCTATTGGGACAAGCGTATTGCCGAGAACGGAGCGTACGAAAACTTCTATACGGTTGGCATGCGCGGTGTGCACGATACCGGACTCGAAGCCACAGGAACGAAAGAGGTAAAGGCCCGCCTGGTGGAGAGCGTCATCGCCTCACAACAGGAGATCCTGCGGAAACACGGACACTCTGATGCTCCGCAGGTGGACTGGCTATACAAGGAGTCGATCGATCTGTATCGCGTCGGCATGAAGATACCTGTCGATGTGACTCTTGGTTGGACAGACGACAACTATGGGTACATTCGTCAGATGCCGAACGCTGAGGAGCGCAAACGTGCCGGCGGATCGGCTCTCTACTACCACGTTTCGTATTGGGGCTTTCCGCACGATCATCTGTGGCTGGCGACAACGCCGCTCTCGTTGATGCAGGAAGAGCTGACGAAGGCCTACGAGCATGAAGTTCGTAAGCTGTGGGTTTTGAATGTTGGCGACCTCAAGCCGAGCGAAGTCCAGATGGACTATTTCCTGCAGCTTGCCTGGGATGAACCGGCGATCGCAAAGGAGAGCCAGGCAGCTTTTCTGGAGCGGTGGATGCGGGAGCAGTTCGGCGTCGCTATGGCGAAACCCGCTGCAGACCTGGTGGCGGAATCCTACCGGCTGAACTTTATTCGGCGTCCCGAGTTCATGGGCTTCAATGGATACGATGACGGTGTTAACCGCACTGCGTTCAACCCGCTTGCATGGGGAGATGAGAATGTACAGCGGATGCATGTCTGGGATGCTCTGGTGAGGCGCGAACAGGCGGTTGTATTGCCCGCCTCGTTAAAGCCGGCGTGGTTTGAATTGGTGCAGTACCCGATTGAGGGCGCTGCTGCACAGAACGCGAAGTTCCTCTGGGCCGATCGCGCGGTCCTCGATGCTCATGAGGGAGCTGCGGCTAAAGCACAGGATGCGGCCGCGAAATCTCATGCGGCGTATGACTCTGTCCAGCACTTGACCGAGGAGTACAACAGCCTGGAAGGTGGCAAGTGGGCGGGCATGATGTCCTCGCATCCGCGTGAACGCCATGTCTTCGAGATGCCGGCGATTTCCATGGAGAATAACGTAGCGCTACCTGTGACATGGGGCGAGGGGAAAGAGGCATTGGTCTCTGCGGTGAATGGCGCGCACGCCGTGTCGAAGACAGGCGGGGTTCGCATTCTGCCTGATCTGGGGGTTTCGGGTGGCTCGCTGGAACTGCAGGAAGGCGGCGCGGCGCAGTATGCGTTGCATGTTGCTGCAACTGGAGATGCGACGCTGGCGATCGACTTGTTGCCGGATTTTCCCGTGGATTCAGACCATACGCTTCGTTATGAGGTGCAGGTGGACGATGGCGCATGGATGTCTCAGGATGCTTCGGGAACTGAGGTAGAGCGGCCTGGTATCTCAGCGTGGAAGACGAATGTGCTTCGTGGTTTTGCAGAACAGACGATCGCTTTGCCGAAGTTGAAGGCAGGGCGCCATATCGTACGCATTCGCTATGCAGGCGATCCAGGGGTAGTCATTGAACATGTGGCGCTAAGTTTCACCGGGGCTCCACCTGCGTATCCGGTTCCGCCCGAGCGCGCGCGCCGCTGA
- the lpxD gene encoding UDP-3-O-(3-hydroxymyristoyl)glucosamine N-acyltransferase: MKLSAIAEALNATLVGDGDVEITGLAGIEEAGPGDLTFVANPKYASAARTTSASAVLVDPKFPEIEAATLRTANPYYAFARAIELFYTPPRYVPGVHPTAVVDPTATIGEGAHIGAYVVVSADVTIGDYATLLPHTVIYPGVTIGDHFFAHAHAIVREHCVLGDHVTLQNGVVLGADGFGFAKDSAGNWHKILQSGPAVVEDYVEIQANATVDRASIGETRIKTGAKIDNLVQVGHGSSVGEHTLLCAQVGLAGSTTVGKNVILAGQVGVAGHLHVGDNVIATAQTGIPSDVPAGKVVSGYPAIDNRQWLKSAAIFNKLPEIIRELRGKKELSDTSGNQ; the protein is encoded by the coding sequence ATGAAACTCTCAGCCATTGCAGAGGCGCTTAACGCCACGCTTGTCGGTGATGGTGATGTCGAGATCACCGGTCTGGCAGGAATTGAAGAAGCCGGTCCTGGAGATCTGACCTTTGTCGCCAACCCGAAGTATGCGTCCGCCGCCCGCACCACCAGCGCCTCTGCCGTGCTGGTGGATCCCAAGTTTCCGGAGATCGAAGCAGCCACACTGCGGACAGCAAATCCGTATTATGCCTTCGCCCGCGCGATCGAGCTCTTTTACACCCCTCCCCGGTATGTTCCGGGAGTTCACCCTACAGCCGTCGTCGATCCAACCGCAACCATCGGCGAAGGAGCGCATATCGGCGCCTACGTGGTTGTCTCGGCCGATGTGACCATCGGCGACTACGCCACGCTGCTGCCCCATACGGTGATCTATCCGGGGGTAACGATCGGTGACCACTTTTTTGCCCATGCCCACGCCATCGTACGGGAGCATTGTGTCCTGGGAGACCATGTAACCCTGCAAAACGGCGTCGTTCTGGGTGCCGACGGCTTTGGATTCGCGAAAGACAGCGCCGGCAACTGGCACAAAATTCTGCAGTCCGGCCCGGCAGTCGTGGAGGACTACGTCGAAATCCAGGCAAATGCGACGGTTGACCGCGCCTCGATTGGTGAAACCCGCATTAAAACCGGAGCCAAGATCGACAACCTGGTACAGGTAGGCCATGGTTCCTCGGTCGGAGAGCACACATTGCTATGTGCGCAGGTCGGTCTTGCAGGCTCCACCACGGTTGGGAAAAATGTCATTCTTGCCGGACAAGTAGGTGTTGCAGGTCATCTCCATGTGGGCGACAATGTCATCGCTACAGCACAGACCGGTATTCCGAGCGATGTGCCGGCGGGTAAAGTGGTCTCCGGATATCCAGCCATCGATAACCGGCAATGGCTGAAGTCTGCCGCGATCTTCAACAAACTCCCCGAAATTATTCGAGAACTAAGGGGAAAGAAAGAACTTTCCGATACCTCCGGCAACCAGTAA
- a CDS encoding ATP-binding response regulator, with translation MANDTMDELQQEVSAPTLVRVLLLDDEPANLLLRTAILRKNGYHCLPASTVEEANELLDQIDVAVLDYHLGHGKFGTEVAIELRRRRPEVPIVILSATLEHRFGGPEDMHLLKGYSSVDDLLHALASFSAKRRGKPVVVDARDFFYERISMALGDDILVQILDADGTWQYVNEAAADYLAHPREWFPGRNMFVEMPNLLRDWRRVIATVSTTRETYIDRTRRGLLSVPKPDERPGTWSILAFPMTLHSGETGVVLTARVLERTTISNGVA, from the coding sequence ATGGCCAACGACACAATGGACGAACTCCAGCAGGAAGTTTCCGCGCCCACGCTGGTACGCGTGCTTTTGCTGGATGACGAACCGGCAAACCTGCTGCTGCGTACCGCTATTCTTCGCAAGAACGGGTACCACTGCCTTCCTGCCTCAACGGTAGAGGAGGCCAACGAGCTCCTGGACCAGATTGACGTCGCGGTACTGGACTACCACCTCGGCCATGGCAAATTTGGCACCGAGGTCGCAATTGAGCTGCGGCGGCGGCGGCCCGAAGTTCCAATTGTCATCCTCTCGGCCACACTGGAACACCGCTTCGGCGGACCGGAGGATATGCATCTACTCAAGGGCTACTCCTCTGTCGACGACCTTTTACATGCTCTTGCGTCCTTTTCAGCAAAGCGCCGGGGAAAGCCCGTCGTGGTGGATGCGCGTGACTTCTTTTACGAACGCATCTCCATGGCTTTGGGCGATGACATCCTGGTGCAGATTCTGGACGCCGATGGGACCTGGCAGTACGTCAACGAAGCAGCGGCAGACTATCTGGCCCATCCGCGAGAGTGGTTTCCGGGCCGCAACATGTTTGTCGAGATGCCCAATCTGCTGCGCGATTGGCGCAGAGTGATTGCGACGGTCTCAACCACACGCGAGACCTACATCGACCGCACACGCCGGGGGCTGCTTTCTGTTCCGAAACCTGACGAGCGACCGGGAACGTGGTCCATTCTTGCCTTCCCCATGACCCTCCATTCGGGAGAGACCGGTGTGGTTTTAACGGCGCGAGTCCTGGAACGGACCACGATCTCCAACGGCGTCGCCTGA
- a CDS encoding zinc-dependent alcohol dehydrogenase family protein, translated as MLVHPMGMKAWRLTGFGLDSLKLQDVPDPSPGEGEVLVQVHAVALNYRDKLLVDGDYNPRLEFPITQGADACGRVVGLGHGTSRFRLGDRVLTHYATHWVDGPAQGKESLYSLGNVYQGALAKYLVLREQALVNAPAHLSDEEAATLPCAGVTAWQALVEKGNLQPNDTVLLQGTGGVSLFGLQIAHAMGATTIVTSSSEIKLQGAQGLGADSTVNYRRTPDWEKEVLALTQKRGVDQILEVVGGENLARSVRALRPEGQISIIGVLEAADARLPLFTTIQKLAVIRGISTGPRVALERFIRHYEDWGLHPVVDAIYEFNDTVAAYRHLEQGPLGKVVIRIA; from the coding sequence ATGCTCGTGCATCCCATGGGCATGAAGGCATGGCGACTGACCGGGTTCGGACTCGACTCTCTCAAGCTGCAGGACGTACCCGATCCCTCACCCGGTGAGGGCGAAGTCCTTGTGCAAGTCCATGCGGTTGCACTGAATTACCGCGACAAACTGCTTGTGGATGGCGACTATAACCCTCGCCTGGAGTTCCCCATCACCCAGGGAGCTGACGCCTGCGGCAGAGTGGTTGGGCTTGGACATGGGACCTCCCGATTTCGCCTTGGAGATCGCGTTCTGACGCACTATGCAACCCACTGGGTCGACGGCCCTGCCCAGGGCAAGGAATCACTCTACAGCCTGGGCAACGTCTACCAGGGAGCTTTGGCGAAGTATCTTGTTCTGCGCGAACAGGCTCTGGTTAACGCACCTGCGCATCTATCTGACGAAGAAGCGGCGACACTGCCTTGCGCCGGCGTAACAGCATGGCAGGCACTGGTCGAAAAAGGGAACCTGCAGCCAAACGATACGGTGCTGCTACAGGGAACGGGCGGAGTCTCTCTCTTCGGCCTGCAGATCGCCCACGCCATGGGTGCGACCACCATTGTCACCTCCAGCTCAGAGATCAAACTCCAGGGCGCCCAGGGTCTTGGAGCCGATTCCACCGTCAATTACCGACGCACACCCGACTGGGAAAAAGAGGTTCTTGCACTCACGCAGAAACGCGGCGTCGACCAGATCCTCGAAGTCGTCGGCGGGGAGAATCTTGCCCGCTCCGTGCGCGCTCTGCGGCCAGAAGGACAAATCTCCATCATCGGTGTTCTGGAGGCTGCCGACGCACGTCTTCCGCTGTTCACCACGATTCAAAAACTTGCCGTCATTCGCGGCATCTCTACTGGCCCCCGGGTTGCCCTGGAGCGATTTATCCGCCACTACGAAGATTGGGGACTGCATCCGGTCGTCGATGCTATCTACGAGTTCAACGACACGGTAGCAGCCTATCGTCACCTCGAACAGGGTCCCCTTGGGAAAGTCGTCATCCGCATAGCGTAA
- a CDS encoding intradiol ring-cleavage dioxygenase: MKLSHRLWSRRRLLFTAATASVARLLRPSRLLATANTACHLTPELTVGPYYVDYELLRTDIRENRPGLPLHLSIVLLNARTCKPLSNAAVDIWHCDAAGIYSGYTKMNPDKMDFGPGRPGGFDGPPPPPPTGTLPQGPPKDGDHHAPLQMHTTDNETFLRGVQITGKDGTAKFLTIYPGWYVSRDTHIHLKVHTGGHDDHGKYTSGHVRHIGQIAFSDALSDQVAQLEPYVSHKVPRTHLADDTVFHGDLSGIMLHTTQVNPARLADGLYGTITFTVDPEAEPGPEGFRGPPPSQ; this comes from the coding sequence ATGAAGCTTTCGCATCGCCTCTGGAGCCGTCGGCGACTACTCTTCACCGCAGCCACTGCCTCTGTCGCAAGGCTCTTGCGCCCCAGCCGTCTTCTCGCAACAGCGAACACTGCCTGCCATCTCACTCCTGAATTGACGGTCGGCCCTTACTATGTCGACTACGAGCTGCTCCGCACTGACATTCGGGAGAATAGGCCTGGCCTGCCGCTGCATCTCTCCATCGTTCTTCTGAACGCGCGCACTTGCAAGCCGCTCTCCAATGCCGCAGTAGACATCTGGCATTGCGACGCAGCCGGCATTTACTCCGGCTATACCAAAATGAATCCTGACAAGATGGACTTTGGTCCAGGTCGACCTGGTGGATTTGATGGCCCGCCGCCTCCTCCACCAACGGGAACCTTACCGCAAGGGCCGCCGAAAGATGGGGACCATCACGCCCCACTGCAGATGCACACGACGGACAACGAAACATTCCTGCGCGGCGTACAAATCACCGGGAAGGACGGAACAGCGAAGTTCCTCACCATCTATCCCGGATGGTACGTAAGCCGGGATACACACATCCATCTGAAGGTCCACACCGGCGGCCATGACGATCATGGGAAGTACACCTCTGGGCACGTCCGCCACATCGGGCAGATCGCCTTTTCCGATGCACTCTCAGATCAGGTCGCCCAGCTGGAGCCGTACGTCAGCCACAAAGTACCCCGCACGCATCTCGCAGACGATACCGTCTTCCATGGAGATCTGTCCGGGATCATGCTGCACACCACCCAGGTCAACCCGGCCCGTCTGGCCGATGGCCTGTATGGAACAATTACTTTTACAGTCGATCCGGAAGCTGAACCCGGACCTGAGGGCTTTAGAGGTCCGCCGCCGTCCCAGTAG
- a CDS encoding cupredoxin domain-containing protein, which translates to MQFQKAAALFLLLIALAGCRSRYIATTITNDTASPVSVVQVDYPSASFGTQSLAPGQTFSYRFKIQGSGLVKMTWLTADRKEMHANGPTLSEGQEGQLAIHLRANADPTFAFTSINGR; encoded by the coding sequence ATGCAGTTTCAGAAAGCCGCAGCCCTTTTCCTTCTTCTCATCGCCCTCGCAGGCTGCCGCTCTCGCTACATCGCAACCACCATTACGAATGACACAGCAAGTCCTGTCAGTGTCGTACAGGTTGACTACCCTTCGGCCAGCTTCGGTACGCAGTCACTCGCTCCGGGACAGACATTCAGTTATCGCTTTAAGATTCAGGGTTCCGGTCTGGTGAAGATGACATGGCTGACTGCCGACCGGAAGGAGATGCACGCCAACGGCCCCACACTCTCAGAGGGCCAGGAGGGGCAGCTCGCCATCCACCTTCGGGCAAATGCCGACCCTACCTTTGCCTTTACCTCAATCAACGGACGCTAG
- a CDS encoding autotransporter outer membrane beta-barrel domain-containing protein has product MLTLHRLALFLNLFIAGMALTTSSSAQAAAAASATSNLELFGGVSKVYTGVQGQNTSFTAGGDFILGRFAGLVPSAEVRGTYAFRKGNVAAEKNILGGIKLTRELGSVRPYVNFLAGRGSIDFPNNYTYGSTTYEYVSGTVLSPGAGIDFSVNSHWSAKLDFQYQRWAVPVTGSGSIYSKSATAGVAYRFNFESLGRRHKKARDYSDYKTATSQKDDHQ; this is encoded by the coding sequence TTGCTGACGCTCCACCGTCTTGCTCTTTTTCTCAATCTCTTTATCGCCGGCATGGCACTCACAACGTCTTCTTCAGCACAGGCAGCCGCCGCGGCGTCCGCGACCTCGAACCTTGAGCTCTTCGGCGGGGTTTCCAAGGTGTATACCGGCGTGCAAGGCCAGAACACAAGCTTCACCGCCGGTGGAGATTTCATACTCGGCCGTTTCGCCGGGCTTGTACCCTCCGCCGAAGTCCGAGGCACGTACGCCTTCAGGAAAGGCAACGTCGCCGCTGAGAAAAATATCCTCGGTGGGATCAAGCTTACGCGGGAGTTAGGTTCCGTCCGCCCGTACGTAAACTTCCTCGCGGGGCGAGGCTCCATCGACTTTCCCAATAACTACACCTACGGCAGTACCACGTACGAGTACGTTTCCGGCACAGTACTTTCGCCAGGAGCCGGCATCGACTTTTCCGTCAACTCACACTGGTCGGCCAAACTGGACTTTCAGTACCAACGCTGGGCTGTTCCGGTCACCGGTTCCGGATCGATCTACTCCAAATCCGCCACAGCCGGCGTAGCGTACCGCTTTAACTTTGAGTCGCTTGGCCGCCGCCACAAAAAGGCCCGCGACTACAGCGACTATAAGACCGCAACCAGTCAGAAGGACGATCACCAGTAG
- the tmk gene encoding dTMP kinase, with amino-acid sequence MPRGFFITFEGLDGSGKTTQLRLLHKWMAEQGHTVTTLRQPGGTKLGEGIRELIVSSKGEAAVGPIDSFTELALMFADRAQSIAEIIRPALDRGEIVLCDRYTDSSEAYQGGGRGLGSETILGLHRLLCGNLQPDLTVLLLPDFNASLARARRRDGDESRFEQEHNDFFQRVWDAYKVIAARESGRVVLIEGNASIDEVHATIVEEVSTRLFS; translated from the coding sequence ATGCCGCGCGGCTTTTTTATCACCTTTGAGGGGCTGGACGGCTCCGGAAAAACAACGCAACTCCGGCTGTTACATAAATGGATGGCCGAGCAGGGCCATACTGTCACAACCCTGCGCCAGCCCGGAGGGACAAAACTCGGCGAAGGCATTCGCGAGCTGATCGTCAGTTCCAAGGGCGAGGCGGCAGTCGGCCCCATCGACTCCTTCACGGAGCTCGCCTTGATGTTCGCGGACCGAGCCCAGTCCATCGCTGAGATCATCCGCCCGGCTCTAGACCGCGGCGAGATTGTGCTCTGCGACCGTTACACCGATTCCTCCGAGGCGTACCAAGGTGGCGGACGAGGGCTTGGCAGCGAGACCATCCTCGGTCTGCATCGTTTGCTCTGCGGCAACCTGCAGCCGGATCTTACCGTTCTGCTGTTACCGGATTTCAACGCTTCCCTTGCCCGGGCGCGGCGCCGCGACGGAGATGAGTCCCGCTTCGAGCAGGAGCACAACGACTTCTTCCAACGTGTCTGGGATGCCTACAAGGTCATCGCCGCCCGCGAGTCCGGGCGTGTCGTCCTGATCGAAGGAAATGCCTCCATCGATGAGGTACATGCGACTATCGTTGAGGAAGTCTCGACCCGGCTTTTTTCCTGA
- a CDS encoding cytochrome P450, which translates to MNGPATLSIVERGEYRFPPGLRHNLPFYMGRKPWARIGRPILLFEHLAKTYGPATHYRMMGTDILFLNHPDFVQEVLVTQSGNFIRERTLRRMKILLGEGLLTSNDPVHMQHRRIVAPAFHRQRIAAYADEIVRSAAAMAERWKSGQAIDIGAAMMELSLSIVARTLFASEVTEDIRAINHETHAIMRLYNLLVILPRLESYLHWPLPGVTRFRKARAHLDSVAYRIIRERREDPVDRHDLLSMLLLSRDEDGNSLSDEQVRDEMLTIFLAGYETTANALTWTWYLLSQNPDAREQMHAELDRVLAGRTPTLADYANLTYTQQVFSESMRLYPPAWAMGREAAIDVELGPYRIPAGSHVFFSQWIIHRSPEFFPDPLRFDPSRHTDAAKAARPRFAYFPFGGGSRQCIGESFAWMEGTLALASIAQQWKLNLVPNQRIDVQEKITLRPRYPILMTPRL; encoded by the coding sequence ATGAACGGTCCGGCCACACTCTCGATTGTCGAACGCGGAGAGTATCGTTTCCCTCCGGGCCTGCGTCATAATCTGCCTTTTTACATGGGTCGCAAGCCGTGGGCGAGGATCGGACGCCCCATTCTGCTCTTCGAGCATCTGGCAAAGACCTACGGCCCTGCGACCCACTATCGCATGATGGGCACTGACATCCTCTTCCTCAATCATCCGGACTTCGTCCAGGAGGTGCTCGTCACTCAGAGCGGCAATTTCATCCGCGAGCGCACGCTGCGCCGCATGAAGATTCTGCTGGGTGAGGGCCTGCTTACCAGTAACGATCCGGTTCACATGCAACACCGCCGAATCGTCGCACCTGCTTTCCATCGCCAGCGGATTGCGGCCTACGCCGATGAGATCGTACGTTCGGCCGCTGCGATGGCTGAGCGATGGAAATCAGGTCAGGCGATCGATATCGGGGCAGCCATGATGGAGCTCTCGCTTTCGATTGTTGCCCGAACGCTGTTCGCCAGCGAGGTCACAGAGGACATCCGAGCCATCAACCATGAGACCCATGCCATTATGCGTCTCTACAACCTGCTGGTAATCCTGCCCAGGCTCGAAAGCTACCTGCATTGGCCTCTGCCTGGCGTGACCCGTTTCCGGAAGGCACGGGCGCACCTTGATTCGGTTGCCTACCGCATCATCCGTGAACGCCGTGAAGATCCCGTAGATCGCCATGATCTTCTTTCCATGCTGCTGCTTTCACGGGACGAGGATGGCAATTCCCTCTCCGATGAACAGGTGCGCGATGAGATGCTGACGATCTTCCTCGCCGGCTACGAGACCACAGCGAACGCACTCACATGGACCTGGTATCTGCTCTCACAGAATCCGGACGCCCGCGAGCAGATGCATGCTGAACTGGATCGAGTCCTGGCAGGCCGCACGCCTACCCTGGCTGATTACGCGAATCTCACCTACACGCAGCAGGTCTTCTCCGAGTCCATGCGCCTCTACCCGCCGGCCTGGGCTATGGGGCGGGAAGCCGCTATCGATGTCGAACTCGGGCCTTATCGTATTCCGGCTGGATCACATGTCTTCTTCTCCCAATGGATCATCCACCGGAGTCCGGAGTTCTTTCCCGATCCATTGCGGTTCGATCCGTCGCGACACACGGATGCGGCCAAAGCAGCGCGTCCCCGGTTTGCCTACTTTCCGTTCGGCGGAGGCTCCCGTCAGTGCATCGGTGAAAGCTTCGCCTGGATGGAAGGGACCCTTGCCCTGGCTTCCATTGCACAACAATGGAAGCTGAACCTCGTGCCGAACCAACGCATCGACGTGCAGGAGAAGATCACGCTGCGGCCCAGATATCCGATTCTGATGACACCGCGACTGTAA